From the Kallotenue papyrolyticum genome, the window CTATGTCGAGGTCTGGCGTCTGGTGCCGCTGGCACAGTACTTCGCCAACAGCATCTTTGTCACCGCGCTGGCGATGGGTGGTGAGATCCTGACCTGCGCGCTGGTGGGCTACGGCTTTGCGCGCTACCAGTTTCCGGGCCGTGACCTGCTGTTTGCGATCATGCTGGGCACCATGATGTTGCCCGGCGTGATCACCATGATCCCATCGTTTATCATCTGGGCGCGCTGGCTGGGGCGCTACGATACCTTCTCGCCGATGACGGTCGGCGCGCTGTTCGCCTGGGGGCCGGCGTATATCTTCTTACTACGCCAGTTCTTTTTGACCATTCCCCGCGATATCGAGGAGGCCGCGATCATCGACGGCGCCAACGTCGTGCAGCTCTTTTTCCGCGTGATGTTGCCGCTGGTCAAACCGGCGCTGCTAGCGATTGCTGTACTCAGCTTCAGCGGCAACTGGAACAACTTCCTGTCGCCGTTGATCTACCTGAGCACACCTGATAAATTCACGCTGCCGCTGGGGTTGTACCAGTTCAATTCAGCGCTGGCCGGTGGCGGTGAAGCGCCCAAATGGAACTATATGATGGCGATGACCGTGCTGATGGCGCTGCCGGTGGTGCTGCTCTACTTCCGTGCACAGCGCTACTTCATCGAAGGCCTGACCGTTGGAGCGGTGAAGGCATGAGCCGACAACGGTGGACGGCGGCCGACATTGACGTCGTACGTCAGAGCGCGTTGCGCCGATGCCGGCGTGCCGGCCAGGCCATGCTTGCCCTGGTGGTGCTGGCGCTGCCGCTGTTGAGCGCCTGCGCGACTGCAACCCAGCCATCGGCGCGGTCTGCGCCTGGTGAGGAGGCGATGCGCGTGTCACCAACGTCAACCCCACCTGCGCCGACGCCGACGTCCGGCGCTGCGGCGACGGCCACGCCTGTGGCTACCCCCACGCCCGAGGTGCTGGCCGATGGCCTGATCAACCTGACGCATCTCAACTACCTGTCTGAAGAGGTGCGCCTCGACAATGAGCCGGTGTTGTTGACGCATATCTATGCCGAAGCGCCGAGCTATGCCTGGGTCGATGCCGCCGGTGAGGGCATCGCCTGTGTCGATGATGTCGCGCGCGCCGTCATCGTCTATCTGGACTTTTACGCGGCCACCGGCAACCGGCGCGCCCTGGAGCGCGCGCGCGCCGGCCTGAATTTTGTGCTGCGCATGCAGGCCGAGGATGGCCAGTTCTACAACTTCGTGCTTGACCGCCAGGGCACGATCAACACCGGCGGCGCGACCAGCTACCGATCGCTGGGTTGGTGGGCATTTCGTGGTCTATGGGCGCTGGCGCGGGGCTATGCCACCTGGCGCACGCTCGATCCGGCCTATGCTCAGCGCTTGCAGACCGCCTATCTCAGAACCGAGCGCGCGCTGGCGGCCCGCGTCAACAATGTAGGACGCTACGGCGAGGTGCATGGTTGGCGCTTGCCGGCCTGGCTGCCCGACGGCGCGGCGGATGCGACGGGGGTGGCGGTGCTGGCCCTGGCCGAATACCAGGCGGTCGCGCCCAATCCCGCCACCGAGCAGCTGCTCACGGCCCTGGCCGATGGGCTGCGCGACGCACAGCTTGGCGGTGAGGGCGCGTATCCGTGGGGTATGCATCCGTCCTCGGTCAATGCGCCGGGCTTCTGGCACGCCTGGGGCGCGCATCAGGCGCAGGCGCTGGCGCGCGCCGGCCAGGTGCTTGGCCGCGCCGACTACATCGCCAGTGCGCGGCGCGAGGTGGAGCAATTCTTCGCCTGGCAGATCGCGACTGAGCGCATCCAGGAGATCGGCGTGCTGCCCTTCCGTCAGGGCCAGCAGGCGTATGGCACCAACAGCCTGGTCCAGGCGGCCATCAACCTGTACCATGCCACGGGCGAGCGGCGCTATGCCGTGATGGGCGGCCTGCTGGCCTCCTGGTTCTTCGGCAACAATATGGCCGCCACGCCGATGTACGATCCGGCGACCGGACGCGGCTACGACGGCATCGATCGCGAGCTGGCGGTCAACCTCAACGCCGGCGCCGAGTCGACGATCGAAGCGCTCATGGCGCTGCAGGCGGTGATGCCGATCCCCGACGCAGCGCGCTACCTCCAGGCCCAGCCGGTCACCGGCCTGAGCTGGCGCGTCTTTGACGCAGGCGATGCGCAGGAGTTGGCGGGCACGCCCACCTATGGTCGGCGTGGGTGGACCGGCGAGGCGCGCTTCTTCAACGAACGCTATTATGAGCTCGACGGCGATGATCTGATCGAACTGCCGATCGACGTGCCCGCCGACGGCGCCTACCTGCTGTATGTTTCGCACCTGCGGCGGGCGGCCACGCCGAGCGGACGCGAGGTGATCGCGCCGCGCGTCGGGCACGCGCCGATGATCGACGGTCGGGCCGATGAGTGGCGCGACGTACCGGCGATCGCCTCCGCAACGCCCGCACAGATCCTGCGTGGCGCGGAGAGCTGGCGTGGCGCAGAGGTGGATAGCTTCACCCTGCGTGTGCAGTGGGACGAGCAGTTTCTGTACCTGCTGGCCGAGGTACGCGATCCCGAACATCAACAGTCGGGGCAGGGGCCGGCGGTCGGCAGCGGCGACGCGCTGTGGCTCTACCTGGACGGCGAGGGCACCGGGCGGCGCCTATCGGCCAAAGTGACGCTGGCGCAAACGCCGGGCGGCCCTGAGGTGTGGGATTGGAAGGCCGGGTTCCCTCTGCCGGGGGCGCAACTGGCCTGGAGCTCGGCGGCGGGCAGCTACACCTACGAGGCTGCCTTGCCCTGGGAGAGTCTGCGCGTGCGTGGCGTGCAGGCGGGCAAGACCATGCGTATCGAGGCCGGACGTGGCTTTGGCGGCAACTCGTTCATGGATCTGAGTGGCGCCGATCCCGACTCGGCGGCCAACCTCGTACCGTTGCGCCTGGTGGCGCAGGCACAGCCCGCCGCGGCCCCGACCGCGACGGACGCCCCCACCGACGATGCGCAGCGTGTGGCGCTGGCGGTGCAACTCGATGACGGTGCGCTATGGATCGTGCCTCAGGCGCTTGCGCCCGACCGCGACTATCTCTGGCTCGACCTGCTCACGCCGCAACCGATCCGGCTGACGCAGGGCCGTCATACCCTCCGGCTGCGCTTTGCCGGGAGCGATCCCGACGCTGCCGCGATCGTTGATGGTTTCCTGCTGCATCCGGCGGTTGCGACCAAGACCCTGCGCCTGCCGGATGGCAGCGAGTTGCATCTGCGCTTTGATATGCTGCAAGGACAGCTAACCATCGATGAGTAATCCACCCTTTGGATTAGGAATGGTAGGCGTGGGCGGCTTTGGCCGCTTTTGCCTGCAGGCCTTGCAGCGCCTGCCGGAGCTGCGCCTGATCGCCGTGAGCGATGTTAACCCGGCGGCGGCACGCGCGGTTGCACAGCAGCTTGGCGTGCGCGCCTGCAGCTTCGATGATCTGCTGAACGATCCGGCGATCGATGTGATCCACCTGACCACGCCACCGGCGGCGCATGCCGCGCAAGCGATCGCCGCGCTGAAGGCGGGCAAGCATGTCTTCTGCGAAAAGCCGCTGGCGACGACGGCAGAGGATGCGCATGCCATGCTGCGCGCGGCGGCAACGCACCATCGACGGCTGGGCGTGGACTATGTGCTGCGTTACCATCCCCTGTGGCAGGTCGCGCTCGCGCTGGTTCGATCTGGCCTGTTCGGTCGCGCCGTGCGTTGGCATCAGGAGAACCTCGCTTCCGATCAACGGCTGCCGCGTGAGCACTGGTTCTGGGATCGCAGCGTGAGCGGCGGCATCTTTGTCGAGCATGCCGTCCACTTCTTTGATCTCTGCAACCAGCTCACGCCGGCGCCGGCGACGCAGGTGATGGCCCAGTCCGCCTGCCGGCCCGACGGCGCACAGGATCGCGTGCTGGCGCTGGTGCGCTACGCGGATGGCCTGCTGGCGACGTTCTACCACAGCTTCGACCGGCCGGATGTGCTGGAGCGATCAACGGTACGCATCGGCCTGGAGCAGGGCTCGATCGAGCTGTACGGGTGGATCCCTGAACGCCTGCAGGTCGAGGGCTTACTCGATGCGCAGCGCCTGAGTGAGGTGCAGCACCTGCTCGACACGCCGCTGGAGCTTGTCGATCCCGCGACGCTGCCGGTGATTGCCTTTGACGGCGCGCGTCCGTCGACAAGCCACCTGCTGGTGCGCGCGACGCTGACGCGCGCCGAGCGCATGGACGATTACCGCGCCGCGATCGCTGCCGGCATGCGCGATTTTCTGCGCGCCCTGGGCGATGCCACCCATCGGCCGTTGGTCAGCGCCGGTGATGGCTGGCGCAGCCTCCAGGTAGCGCTGGCAGCTACGCACGCTGCCGATATAGGCATGAGTATTTCCCTGCCAAGCGAGGAGAACCTCCATGAGTGAACGCACCCACGTACCGTTTGCCCTGCAGCGTCTGGGCATCATCATGCAGCCCGATCCGCACGACCCGCGCGAGGCCTGGGGTGTGCTCAATCCCGCCGCCTGCCGGGGGCGCGATGGCACGCTCTACCTCTACCCGCGCGTGGTCGCCGAGGGCAACTACTCGCGCATCGGCCTGGCGCGCGTGATCTTTGAGGGTGACGATCCGGTCGGCGTAGAACGCCTGGGGTATGTGCTCGAGCCGAGCGAGGGCTATGAGCGCAACGAACGCACCGCCGGCGTGGAAGACCCGCGCGTGACCTACATCGCGGCGATCGATCGCTACGTGATGGCCTATGCCGCCTATGGACCGCTGGGGCCGCGCGTGGCGCTGGCGATCTCCGAGGATGGGCTGCAGTGGCAGCGGCTGGGCCTGGCCAAGTTTGCCTACGCGCCACAATACCATACCGATTTCGATCTCTACGTCAACAAAGACGCCTACCTCTTTCCGGAGCCGGTGCGCGATCCACAGGGTCGTCCGGCGCTAGCGCTGATCCACCGTCCCGACTACAATGCTGCCTGGTGGCTGAGCGAAGGCTTCCATGTCCAACCCGCGAACGTGGCCGAGCCGCGTCCCAGCATGTGGCTCTCGTATGCGCCGCTGGAAGCGGTGCGCGCCGATCTGCGCAACCTGCAGTTCTGGTACGACCATCATCTGCTGGCCGTGCCGCAACAGCCCTGGGAGTCGCTCAAGATCGGTGGCGGCACGCCGCCGGTGCTGACGCGTCACGGCTGGCTGACGATCTTCCACGGCGTGGATGGCGTTCTGACACCCGGCACCGATCATCAGCGCCAGGTGCGCTATTGCGCCGGCGCCTTGATTCTGGACCGTGAGGATCCGCGCCAGGTGCGCTACCGCTCGGCGTTGCCCATCCTCGCACCCGGCACGCAGGAGGAGCTCAAGGGCATTGTCGATAATGTGGTCTTTCCAACGGCGGTGGATGTGCGCAGCGCTGAGCGCATCGATGTCTATTATGGTATGGCCGATGCGCGCATCGGCGTGGCGCGCCTCCAGGTGCCGGCGAGCCTGCCGGACTAGCGCAGGAACATGGTGCACGCCCGCTCCGCGCGTGGGCGCGTGGACGGAGCCGCTTGACGCATGCGCGATCCTGAAGCAGACTGGTCGTGGTCAGGCGCTGGCACGAGCGTTGCCAGCGGCATAGCCATCGGCACGAGCGGAGACAGGTTCTTCGGGCTGTGTGTGCTTTGATGGTTCAATCCACCGGTCGCACTCGTATCAAGGATCGCGCATGTTGTTCTCTGTCTGGGCAGCGGTCTGCGAACAGATCGCTGCCACGTCCAAAAAACTCGAAAAAGCAGCGCTGCTGAGGGACTACATTGCCACCCTGAGCGATAGCGATCTGGCGCTGGCGGCGCGCTTTTTCAGCGGATCACCCTTTGCGCTGGCCGACGCGCGCGTGCTCAATGTTGGTGGCGCGCTGATCCGCGATGCCGTGCTGGAGCTGACCGGCGCAGCGCCGGAGACCTGGAACCGGCTGGTGGTAGCCGAGGGCGAGGCCGGGCGCGCCGCCGAGCGCCTGCTGATCGGGCATGGCGCGGCAACGCCCCGGCTGACGCTGGCCGAGGCGCAGGCGATCTATGAGCAGATCCACGCTGCGCGCGGTCCGTCCGCCAAGCGCGCGCTGATCGTCGCGGCGCTGCGCCAACTCACACCGCTGGAAGCCGCCTATTTCATCAAGCTGATGTTGGGTGGCGATCTGCGCATCGGCCTGCAGGAGGGGCTCCTCGAGGATGCGCTGGCGCGCGCCTTCGCCGTGCCGCTGGCCGCCGTCCAACGCGCCAACATGCTGCTGGGCGACATCGGTCAGACGGCGCTGCTGGCGCGGCATGGCCGCCTGGATGAGGCGCGCATGCGGCTGTTCCACCCGCTCAAGTTTATGCTCGCCTCGCCGCTGACCGACCCCGCCGAGATCAGCGCTTATATCAGCGGCTCCTTCTTTGTCGAGGACAAATACGACGGCATTCGCGCCCAGGTGCACAAGCAGGGCACGCGACTGGTGATCTACTCGCGCACGCTGGACGAGATCACCCACCGCTTTCCGGAGCTGCACGCTCCGTTGCTCAACCTGCCGGGCGCGTGGATCCTCGACGGCGAGATCGTCGCGGCGCGCGATGGACGCATCCTGCCGTTTCAGGCCCTGCAGCCGCGCTTGGGACGCAAAGCCGTGGATGACGCGCTGCTGACCAGCGCGCCGGTGGTATTTATCGGCTACGACATCCTCTACCAGGATGGCGAGGTGTTGCTGGACACGCCGCTCTACATGCGGCGCGTGCGCCTGGAAGACCTGATCCGGCCCCACGCCGCCGACCAGCCGCTGGACGGCGTGCTTGGCGGCGTGGTCATGCCCTCGCTGCAGGTGCTGGCGCGGCACAGCCAGCGGGTCGAAGCGCTGTTCACGCAGGCGCGCGCGCGCGGCAACGAAGGGCTGATGATCAAGGATCCCGACTCGCCCTACCGGCCAGGACGGCGCGGCCGTGAATGGCTCAAGCTCAAACGCGCCCTGGCCACGCTGGATGTGGTGGTGACGGCGGCGGAGGTGGGCAATGGCAATCGGCGGCGCTTCCTGAGCGATTATACCTTCGCAGTGCGCCGTTCCGCCGAGGATGGCGAGTTGCTCAACATCGGCAAGGCCTATAGCGGCTTGACCGACGCCGAACTCGCCGAGCTGACGGCCTGGTTTCAGGCGCATACCCTGCAGGACTTTGGCCGTGTGCGGCTGGTCGAGCCGCGCATCGTGCTGGAGGTCGCCTTCGATGGCGTGCAGCGCTCGCCACGCCACAAGGGGGGCTATGCGCTGCGCTTCCCGCGCATCGTGCGTTGGCGGCGCGACAAAACGCCCGACGAGATCGATACCCTGGAGATGGTGCGCCGGCTGGCCGGTGAGCCGGAAACGCCCGACGCCCAACCATGAACGGTTGGGCGTCGCAGGGTGGGCGTCTGACGGGACTGAGCGCGTGCCTCAGCAGCCGGTCTTGCCGCCCTGGGGTCGCATGCGTCGCACCTCGGTGATGCGATTGCGCTCATCAACCAGCACCACGGTCGGCTGCCAGTCGGCGGGCACCGGCTCCTCGACCTGGGCGTAGGACATCACGATCACCAGGTCGCCAACGTTGACCAGATGCGCCGCCGCGCCATTGAGCTGGATCGTGCCGCTGCCGCGCTCGCCGGCAATGGCATAGGTCTCCAGCCGGTTGCCGTTGGTCACGTCCACCACCTGGACGCGCTCGAAGGGCAAGATATCCGCCGCTTCGAGCAGCTCCTCGTCGATGGTAATGCTGCCGATATAGTGTAGATCCGCGGCGGTCACCGTGGCGCGGTGGATCTTGCCGCGTACCATGGTCCGATAGATCGCCATGCGTGCTTGTCCCTCCATCACCGATCGGCGCGGGACGGCCCGCGCCGGGTTATTGTACCAGACCGGCACGCAGCGCCCGTGCCCGGCGGCGCCAGGCCGCCAACGGCCCGGGCTAGGCCGGCCCGCTGATGTCGCGGCGCTGGAAGAGGACAAAGGCCGGCAGGAGGAAGGCGAGCAGGTAGAGCAGGATCACCAGGCTGGCGCGCCAGACGGATGGCGGCTCGATCAGCAGGGCGGTCTGCTGGCTGACCAGGACGCCGGTGTCCAGCCCGAACAGGCGGGTGTTGGCCAGCGTCAGGGCGTTGACGTTCTGGCCCAGCAGCAGGTTGTAGAGCAGCTGGCCCCAGCGGCCCAGCACCTGGAACAGCGCCAGCGCGCCGAAGGCCGTGTCGGCCAGCCAGTAGCCCAGGGCCAGGCCCGCACCGGCCAGCGCCGAGCGGCCCAGGATCGCGCCCAATACGCCCAGGGCCATGTAGGGCAGCAGGATCAGTAGGCTGCGTAGCGCGGCCAGCAGTGCGCGCGGACCATCGGCGAGGCTGAGGTGGCCGGGCATGCCCAGCAGCAGCCCCACGCCTGCGGATGCCAGCCCGCCGATCAGCAGTGCCAGAAGAATGATCACCAGCGTTAGCAGCGTCAAGGCCAGCAGCTTGGCGGCCAGGTAGTGCGCGCGGTCGGGATGGCGGCTGAGCTGGAGGCGCAGCGTGCCCCAGCTATACTCGCTGCCGAGGGTTGCGCCGGCCAGGATCATGAGCCCGAGCGCGCCCAGGCCGTTGATCTGCCCCAGTGCGGTGCCCAACCCACCAGGTAGGGTTGCCATGCGGCGGATCACGGCGAGCTGCTCAGGCGGCAGGATCGTCTGGCCGGTCAGCGCGCCGAGGCGCTCGGTCAGCAGCAGCAGCACCAGCAGCAGCCCGAACTGGGCCAGCACCAGTCCAAGCACCAGGGCGAGCACCACGCGCGTCAGGGGCCGCCGCCAGAGCGTTAGCCATTCGGCTTGGAGCGCGCCGATCATCCGTGCGCCTCCAACGGTTGAAGTGATGGCGGCGTCGGACGCGCTGCCGCGTCCGTCAGCGCCAGAAACACGGCTTCAAGCGAGCGCGTTTGCGGACGCAGCTCGGCGACGGCTACGCCGCACTGGGCCAGAAAGGTTGAGATGCTGCCGGCCTGCTCGGGCGTGGCGGGGAGCCACCAGCTCCCATCAGGCTGCGGACGAGCGCTAATGCCCAGGCCGTTGCGCAGCAATGCTTGGACCGGCGCCTCGCTCCTGGCGACGCGCAGGATCAGCCCGGGCGCGCCGAGCAGATCGGCCACGCGACCATGCGCTACGATGCGACCTTGGTTGAGTACAGCGACGCGATCGCAGAGTTGCTCGACCTCGTGCAGCAGGTGGCTGGAGAGAAACACCGTGCGGCCCTGGGCGGCCAGGCTGCGCAGCGTCTGGCGCAGCTCGACCATGCCGGCCGGATCGAGGGCGTTGGCCGGTTCGTCCAGCACCAGCAGGTCGGGCTCGGGCAACAGCGCTGCGGCCAGGGCCAGCCGTTGGCGCATGCCTTGCGAATAGCGTTTGACTTTGACGCGCGCATGCGGCTGTAGCCCCACCGCTTCCAACACGGCATCCACGCGCTGGTCGGGCAGGCCGTCGCGGCGCGCCAGCACGCGTAGATTGTCGCGTCCCGACAGATAGGGATACAGCGCCGGCGTTTCGATCAGCGCGCCCACGTGTGCCAGCGCCTGGCGCGGCTGTTGCCAGACATCATAGCCGCAGATCAGCGCACGACCGGCCGTGGGCCGCACCAGATGGAGCAGCATGGCGATGGTGGTGGTTTTGCCGGCGCCGTTGGGGCCAAGAAAGCCGAATACCTCGCCGGGCGCGACCTGCAACGACACAGCGTCGACCACCAGCCGCTGCCCGTAGCGCCGCGTGAGCTGCTCGAGCTCGAGAACTGAAGCCACTGTCATAGGCGATGCTCTGCGTCCAGAGTCCTACGCCTATTCTAGAACGCTGCGCATAGCGCTGGAATGGCCGCAACGGTTGATCCGCGGGCATGACCCCTGGCGTGGCGCGCCTAGGCCGCGACTTCGAACACATCATGTACCGACGCCGGTTGCGCAGCGCCCGCGCCGGTGGCCTGGACGCTGACGCGGTACTGTCCCGGCGGCAGATAGGGGAGCTGCAGCAGCCAGCCGTCGCCGTCGCGCACAAAGACCTGCGTGGTGCGCAGCCCGGGAACGGTGATCGATGTTAGCGTGGCGGTGGGTGGCGCGGTGACATGCTCCAGGTTGAGCAGCCGGACACGTAGCTCGATCGGCTCGCTGCTGAGGTAGAGATCATCGAGGTCGAGGCTGATCGCCGGCGCAGCGGCGCGCTCGGGTTGTGCGACGGCGCCGCGCACCTTGTCCAGGCCGCGCGTTTGCATGTGGCGCACGCGCTCGCGGATGTCGTCAAGCAGGCCAGGGTGATTTTGGAGCGAGCTGTGCCGTTGCGCTACAAAGGTGTCGCGGTACTCATGCGATAGTTCGATCGGAATGGCCGACAGCCGAGGCACGGTGCCATCGCCATCGTCCAGGGCAGCATCGATCCACTCGGGCAACTGGCGATCGACGCTGAGCTGGCCCTGCGCAAAGCTTGCGCGCTGCAACGTCGGCTGACGCGTCCCGACGATCGGTATGGTCGTGAACTGCTCGCAGTAGTGTTGGTCACGCTGGTGCCGGGCGACGGCAGCCTCGATCTCACGGTGGAAGGCCAGCGCATCTTGGGCGCGCTGCTGCACGATGCCGGGAAGATCGGGGATTTCGGCCACGCGGCGATACGTGCCATCACTGTACACTGCTCGGTAGATCGGCAGGAGCTGGTACACCGAGGTGAACGAGCGCAGCGTTTCGGTCAGCTCCAGAAAGAGCGCCTTGTAGCCGTTGCACAGGAAGTTGAGCGCATTGAGCGAACCACGATGGGGTGTGCCGAAGGTGATCAGCGCGCGGCAGTCCTGCCATCCCTCCAGCACCTCCACGTAGTAGCGTGCGATCAGGCCGCCCAGGCTGTGCGTCAGCAGGATCACTCGCGCATCGTCCGCGCCGCTGTGGGCGCGCCACTGCGGGAGCCGCTGCTGGATAAAGCGCTGCAGGCGGCGCGCGTTGGCGCGACAGTCGCGTCGCCAGTCATAGGGAAAGGCAAAGAAGTTGGCGGGCCGATCGCTGTCGATCGTCCCCGTGATCGCGCCGAAGCCGGCTAGCAGCTGCAACAGTCCGCTGTAGCCGTCGATCTTGTGCAGGCCGGGAATCAGGTGCACATCGGTGATCACGCGCGTAGCGCGAATGCCGTCGCCCAGGTCTTCGGCAACGGCATCATCGCCATCCAGTTGCAGGGCGCGGATCGAGTTGCCCAGCGTGCGTAGCACCTGCCAGAGCGCCTGCCCCGAGGGTGCCCAGATATCCTTGCCGTCTTTTTGGAGCACGCTGCCCGAGATGCCTGGCAAGAGTACGACCATGTCGCGGAGCGTGGCTGGCATAGCGACCTCCCCGTGTGAGGCTGGCGGCCCGCTGTCGCCAGCGCCGCGCCGATCGCTGCCCCGCCGGGCAGAGTATGCGCTGGCGATATGCCTGTGCAGCCGGTGTTATACGATAAACGTCTCAGCGATCCAGAATATCGCGCAGCGCCTGTTCGGCCAGCTGCGGATTGGCCTGGCCCTTGCTCAGACGCATCACCTGGCCGACCAGGAACTTGAGCGCCGCGCTCTTGCCCGAGCGGTAGTCGTTGACGACCTTGGGATTGGCCTCGACCGCTTGTTGTGCCAGCGCGCGCACGGCATCGCTATCGCTGATCTGGCGCAGGCCCCGCGCATCCACGATCGCCGCCGGCGACTGGCCGCTGCGGAAGCTCTCCTCGAAGACCTGCTTAGCGGTCGTGCCGGTGATCGCGCCCTCGCGCAGCAGGTCGAGCAGCTCGCGGATGTACTCGGGCCGCAGGCGCGTGGCAACGGCGCTGAGCGCTTCGCCGCTGTCGTTGAGCAGCCGGAACAGCTCGCCGATGATCCAGTTGGCCACCTGCTTGGGCGCGTGCTGCGCCGCAGCAGCCACGGCGGCCTCGAAGTAGTCCGCGACAACGCGTTCGCTCGTCAGCAGCGCGGCATCCTGCGCCGGCAGGCCATACTGCTGCTCGAAGCGGCGGCGCCGTGCATCGGGCAGCTCCGGCAGGGCCGCGTCGCGTTCGGCGATCCAGGCATCGCTCAGCGCCAGCGGCGGCAGATCCGGGTCGGGAAAATAGCGGTAGTCGTGGGCATACTCTTTGGAGCGTTGGCTCAGCGTCACGCCACGGTCCTCGTCCCAGCCGCGCGTCTCCTGCACGATCGTGCCGCCGGCGCTGAGTACCTCGATTTGGCGCTTGATCTCATACTGCAGCGCGCGCTCGACCGAGCGCAGCGAGTTCAGGTTTTTGATCTCGA encodes:
- a CDS encoding esterase/lipase family protein, giving the protein MPATLRDMVVLLPGISGSVLQKDGKDIWAPSGQALWQVLRTLGNSIRALQLDGDDAVAEDLGDGIRATRVITDVHLIPGLHKIDGYSGLLQLLAGFGAITGTIDSDRPANFFAFPYDWRRDCRANARRLQRFIQQRLPQWRAHSGADDARVILLTHSLGGLIARYYVEVLEGWQDCRALITFGTPHRGSLNALNFLCNGYKALFLELTETLRSFTSVYQLLPIYRAVYSDGTYRRVAEIPDLPGIVQQRAQDALAFHREIEAAVARHQRDQHYCEQFTTIPIVGTRQPTLQRASFAQGQLSVDRQLPEWIDAALDDGDGTVPRLSAIPIELSHEYRDTFVAQRHSSLQNHPGLLDDIRERVRHMQTRGLDKVRGAVAQPERAAAPAISLDLDDLYLSSEPIELRVRLLNLEHVTAPPTATLTSITVPGLRTTQVFVRDGDGWLLQLPYLPPGQYRVSVQATGAGAAQPASVHDVFEVAA
- the gatB gene encoding Asp-tRNA(Asn)/Glu-tRNA(Gln) amidotransferase subunit GatB codes for the protein MEYEAVIGLEVHAQILTESKMFCGCSADYANAAPNTHTCPVCLGLPGALPVLNQRAVELMAMTGRALNCRINHDTYFDRKNYFYVDLPSSYQRSQYQHPLCVAGWVEIETAQGARRIGITRAHMEEDTGKLTHVDGASLVDYNRSGVPLLEIVSEPDLRTPEEARLYCAKMRQLLVWIGVNSGNLEEGAMRFDVNVSVRPKGSSKLGAKVEIKNLNSLRSVERALQYEIKRQIEVLSAGGTIVQETRGWDEDRGVTLSQRSKEYAHDYRYFPDPDLPPLALSDAWIAERDAALPELPDARRRRFEQQYGLPAQDAALLTSERVVADYFEAAVAAAAQHAPKQVANWIIGELFRLLNDSGEALSAVATRLRPEYIRELLDLLREGAITGTTAKQVFEESFRSGQSPAAIVDARGLRQISDSDAVRALAQQAVEANPKVVNDYRSGKSAALKFLVGQVMRLSKGQANPQLAEQALRDILDR